A genomic stretch from Candidatus Manganitrophaceae bacterium includes:
- a CDS encoding FxsA family protein, which produces MFAILLILFIVVPFIEITILIKLGSLIGFWPTIGIQIGTGIMGASLAKLQGLFVWRKITEELQLGRIPTQDMVNGVLIFAAGLVLMTPGLLTDLLGFGLLIPTTRNAFRQWLERKFKRRITIDENDFIPPL; this is translated from the coding sequence ATGTTCGCAATATTGCTCATTCTTTTCATCGTGGTCCCCTTCATCGAGATCACCATCCTCATTAAATTGGGATCGCTGATCGGATTCTGGCCGACCATAGGCATTCAGATCGGAACCGGCATCATGGGGGCCTCGCTGGCCAAACTGCAAGGACTCTTTGTCTGGAGAAAGATCACGGAAGAGCTTCAACTCGGGAGAATTCCAACACAGGACATGGTGAACGGCGTCTTGATTTTTGCAGCCGGACTCGTTCTGATGACACCGGGTCTCTTGACCGATCTTCTTGGATTCGGCCTGCTCATCCCGACCACACGGAACGCATTCAGGCAATGGTTGGAGAGGAAGTTCAAGCGTCGGATCACGATCGATGAAAACGATTTTATCCCACCGCTATGA
- a CDS encoding alpha/beta hydrolase, protein MSAHFLWNEIPPAQPMEGCVVFLHGRGTIGKDLMPLADEFSLPSLRWIFPDAPLPFLEDFDGRMWFASPPDQHSGIRKSRMLLFDLLNHLIEKGQISARKIVLMGFSQGAVVSLDVGLRFPKLLAGLVAMSGFLSSPEAIPTEKSPASAKMPILLVHGSADAVVNVNGSRQALDTLRKEGYTVDLKEYPMGHQVISEEITLIRNHLIKFLQLQ, encoded by the coding sequence ATGTCCGCTCATTTTCTCTGGAATGAAATCCCACCGGCACAGCCGATGGAAGGCTGCGTGGTTTTTCTCCATGGACGTGGGACGATAGGGAAAGATCTTATGCCCCTTGCGGACGAATTCTCCCTCCCCTCCCTACGGTGGATCTTTCCCGACGCGCCTCTCCCCTTCCTTGAAGATTTTGACGGACGAATGTGGTTTGCTTCGCCGCCGGACCAGCACAGCGGGATCAGAAAAAGCCGGATGCTCCTTTTCGACCTGCTCAATCACCTGATCGAAAAGGGCCAGATCTCGGCCAGAAAGATTGTCCTGATGGGATTCTCCCAGGGGGCAGTGGTCAGTCTTGATGTGGGGCTCCGGTTTCCGAAACTCCTCGCCGGTCTCGTCGCGATGAGCGGCTTTCTCTCATCCCCCGAAGCGATTCCAACAGAAAAATCACCGGCATCCGCCAAGATGCCGATCCTCCTTGTCCATGGGTCGGCAGACGCCGTCGTCAACGTAAATGGATCGCGTCAGGCTTTGGACACACTGCGAAAGGAAGGGTACACGGTCGATTTAAAGGAATACCCCATGGGGCACCAGGTAATCTCGGAGGAGATCACACTTATCCGAAACCATCTGATCAAATTTTTGCAGCTTCAATAG
- the gltX gene encoding glutamate--tRNA ligase has translation MNQVRVRFAPSPTGFLHVGGARTALFNWLFARHAKGKFFLRIEDTDLSRSTDEAIEAIFDGMRWLGLDWDLWEGSEANPVRQTARFDVYREKVETLLEQEKAYRCYCSPEELVTRRKEALKARQVPRYDGRCRQLTAPVPGRPAAIRFKASSVGEIVVDDMVKGKVVFDSRTVDDLIIMRSDGSPTYNFCVVVDDVDMQISHVIRGDDHLNNTPKQIQLYKALGYAQPRFGHLSMILGSDKSRLSKRYGATSVQQYREEGYLPEAMVNYLVRLGWSHKDQELFTLPEMIEKFSMERVGSSAAIFNQDKLLWINANYIKTGDLERIAQLLHPHLQGLGIDPGQLDPDHLLRVVNALRERSRTLKEMAESAFYFFSDKISFDDKAQKFLTVENLLILKTVREKLEKIPFEHDPLREVFKSISASMDKKLAKVAQPVRAAVTGKTVSPGIFDVLEVLGKEKALERLDFQIESLSQTEKGSMP, from the coding sequence ATGAATCAGGTTCGCGTTCGTTTTGCGCCCAGCCCCACCGGATTTCTTCATGTAGGCGGTGCCAGAACCGCCCTTTTTAATTGGCTCTTTGCCCGTCATGCGAAAGGGAAATTCTTCCTCCGGATTGAAGACACCGATCTCTCCAGATCGACCGATGAGGCGATTGAGGCCATCTTTGACGGTATGCGGTGGCTCGGTCTTGATTGGGACCTCTGGGAAGGATCAGAGGCGAATCCGGTCCGTCAGACCGCCCGCTTCGACGTCTATCGGGAGAAGGTTGAGACCCTTTTAGAGCAGGAGAAGGCGTATCGTTGTTACTGTAGCCCTGAGGAGTTGGTCACCCGTAGAAAGGAGGCGCTCAAAGCGCGGCAGGTCCCGCGCTACGATGGGCGTTGCCGTCAGCTTACGGCCCCTGTTCCTGGGCGTCCTGCGGCGATTCGCTTCAAGGCCTCTTCCGTAGGGGAGATTGTTGTCGATGACATGGTCAAAGGGAAAGTGGTCTTTGACAGCAGGACGGTTGACGATCTCATTATCATGAGATCGGACGGTAGCCCGACCTATAATTTCTGTGTTGTGGTCGATGATGTCGATATGCAGATTTCCCATGTGATTCGCGGGGATGACCATTTGAACAATACTCCGAAGCAGATCCAGCTCTACAAAGCCCTTGGGTACGCCCAACCGCGATTCGGCCATCTCTCTATGATCCTAGGGTCGGATAAAAGTCGGCTGTCGAAGCGGTATGGCGCGACCTCTGTACAACAATACCGTGAGGAGGGTTACCTGCCGGAGGCGATGGTCAACTACCTGGTTCGCCTAGGCTGGTCTCATAAGGACCAGGAGCTCTTTACATTGCCGGAGATGATCGAGAAGTTCTCGATGGAACGCGTCGGATCCTCAGCCGCCATTTTTAACCAGGACAAGCTGCTCTGGATCAATGCGAATTATATCAAGACCGGTGATCTCGAACGGATTGCCCAATTGCTTCATCCTCATCTGCAGGGGCTTGGTATCGATCCCGGCCAACTCGACCCCGATCACTTGCTTAGGGTGGTGAATGCCCTTCGTGAACGATCACGAACCCTGAAAGAGATGGCCGAATCGGCCTTCTACTTTTTTTCAGACAAGATTTCGTTTGATGACAAGGCGCAGAAGTTTCTGACGGTCGAGAATCTGCTGATCCTTAAGACCGTCCGTGAAAAATTAGAAAAAATTCCATTCGAGCATGACCCGCTTCGGGAGGTCTTCAAGTCGATCAGTGCGTCGATGGATAAAAAGCTGGCCAAGGTTGCCCAACCGGTCCGTGCAGCCGTGACAGGGAAGACCGTGAGTCCGGGAATTTTTGATGTGCTGGAGGTTCTTGGAAAAGAGAAGGCCCTGGAACGTCTGGATTTCCAGATCGAAAGCTTGTCACAAACAGAAAAGGGTTCAATGCCCTGA
- a CDS encoding ABC transporter ATP-binding protein encodes MSEALASQGSVLIEVTDLYKSFTMAGEELVILKGVSLTIREGEVLAIVGASGVGKSTLLSILGGLDRPSSGKITFDGVDLFGHSDAELAGFRNKKIGFVFQFHHLLHEFSALENVMMPGLIRRMNRGDIETAAREMLNSVGLSHRLRHKPGELSGGEQQRVAIARALVLQPKLILADEPTGNLDTHTSDEIFGLLKELNRKKGMTFILVTHNERLSLQADRVFNMVDGKIERG; translated from the coding sequence ATGAGTGAGGCGCTTGCATCACAGGGAAGTGTTCTGATCGAGGTCACCGATCTCTATAAATCTTTTACCATGGCCGGAGAGGAACTGGTCATCCTCAAAGGGGTGTCGCTGACGATCCGAGAAGGAGAGGTTCTGGCGATTGTCGGCGCGTCCGGCGTCGGGAAGAGTACGCTCCTAAGCATCCTGGGTGGGCTCGACAGACCAAGTTCGGGGAAGATTACTTTTGATGGTGTCGATCTGTTTGGCCATTCTGACGCGGAACTGGCGGGATTCAGGAATAAGAAAATTGGATTCGTTTTCCAATTCCATCATCTCCTTCACGAATTTTCAGCCCTCGAAAATGTGATGATGCCCGGCTTGATCCGGCGGATGAATCGTGGAGATATTGAGACGGCCGCACGGGAGATGTTGAATTCCGTCGGACTTTCTCACCGCCTCAGGCATAAACCGGGGGAACTCTCTGGAGGAGAACAGCAGCGGGTGGCCATCGCGAGGGCACTGGTTCTTCAGCCCAAATTGATCCTGGCGGATGAACCGACGGGAAATCTCGATACCCATACCAGTGATGAGATCTTTGGATTGCTCAAGGAGCTTAACAGGAAAAAAGGGATGACCTTCATCCTAGTGACCCACAATGAAAGACTCTCGCTTCAGGCGGACCGGGTGTTCAATATGGTGGATGGAAAGATAGAGAGAGGATGA
- a CDS encoding FtsX-like permease family protein, whose translation MSLPYEFFIGFRYLKAKRRRKGASLNTVISIGGVTVGVAALIATLAVMTGFKEDLRDKILGTNSHIVITDRTRDNISDYQRLVERVEEVSLVKSATPFIFRQVLLSSQSNVFGVVLRGIDPQKENEVTEIGRNMVEGTLNDLMDPPPPLLLESLTGSGSDVEPERVYPGVIIGRELAGRLGVFRGEIINVISPVGKDGSSIEESLGGPMGFTPKIRKFHVVGIFDSGMYEYDSSLAYVSIREAQKFFNLSDVVTGIEVKVNDIFLAAEVAQEIESRLDFPFQARDWMQLNRNLFTALEMEKDMMFVILILIILVASFNIVSTLTMTVVEKSREIAILKAMGATRKSITRIFMLEGLIIGGVGVLLGIPLGLSICWVLQTFYTLPGDVYYISHLPVKLHALDVILVSVSAMVIGLLATIYPSRQAAKLDPVVALRYE comes from the coding sequence ATGTCCCTTCCCTATGAATTTTTTATTGGTTTTCGGTATCTGAAGGCGAAACGTCGCCGAAAGGGAGCTTCGCTGAACACCGTGATTTCGATCGGCGGGGTCACGGTGGGCGTTGCGGCTTTAATCGCGACCCTTGCCGTCATGACCGGTTTCAAGGAAGATCTGCGGGATAAAATCCTGGGAACAAATTCTCATATTGTAATCACTGACCGGACCCGGGACAACATCAGCGACTATCAAAGACTGGTTGAAAGAGTTGAGGAAGTCTCACTCGTCAAGTCGGCGACCCCTTTTATCTTCCGGCAGGTTTTGCTTTCCTCGCAGTCCAATGTTTTTGGAGTCGTCCTCAGGGGGATTGATCCTCAAAAAGAGAATGAGGTGACGGAGATTGGAAGAAATATGGTGGAAGGTACATTGAATGATTTGATGGACCCGCCCCCGCCTCTTCTCTTGGAGAGTTTGACCGGATCCGGATCTGATGTTGAACCTGAAAGGGTATATCCTGGTGTTATTATCGGAAGAGAGCTGGCCGGGCGTCTCGGGGTGTTCCGGGGAGAAATTATCAATGTCATCTCACCGGTTGGAAAGGATGGAAGCTCGATTGAGGAGTCACTTGGCGGGCCAATGGGCTTTACCCCGAAGATTCGGAAATTCCATGTGGTCGGTATTTTTGATTCAGGGATGTATGAATACGACTCTTCTCTGGCATATGTCTCGATCCGGGAGGCGCAGAAATTTTTTAATCTTTCCGATGTTGTTACCGGAATCGAGGTGAAAGTGAATGATATCTTCCTTGCCGCTGAGGTGGCTCAGGAAATAGAATCACGCCTGGATTTTCCTTTTCAGGCCCGCGACTGGATGCAACTTAACCGGAACCTGTTCACAGCGCTGGAGATGGAAAAGGATATGATGTTTGTTATTCTGATTTTAATTATCCTGGTTGCTTCGTTCAATATTGTCAGCACCCTCACGATGACGGTTGTCGAAAAAAGCAGGGAAATTGCCATTCTGAAAGCGATGGGGGCGACCCGAAAATCAATTACGCGGATCTTTATGCTGGAAGGGCTGATTATCGGCGGCGTGGGTGTCCTCCTGGGTATTCCCCTGGGACTTTCCATCTGCTGGGTCCTTCAGACGTTTTATACCTTACCGGGAGATGTTTATTACATCAGCCATCTCCCGGTCAAACTTCACGCTTTAGATGTAATCCTGGTTTCCGTGTCGGCGATGGTCATTGGGCTCCTCGCGACGATTTATCCCTCCCGGCAGGCCGCAAAGCTTGATCCCGTCGTGGCGCTGCGTTATGAGTGA